A portion of the Melanotaenia boesemani isolate fMelBoe1 chromosome 2, fMelBoe1.pri, whole genome shotgun sequence genome contains these proteins:
- the LOC121628965 gene encoding kelch-like protein 11, which produces MCGCVCRLLSVVSLLHFRPLLTPNAGSRMAAAAPNPEDTARSSSNGGGGSGTPSALAGDGDAEEAEDFTSSSHCSELSRRQNEQRKQGLFCDVTLAFSSGAATGNVQSCEFSAHRSVLAAATDYFTPLLGGQFSESLSGRVEMKEWSSELGPDPETVESVIQYMYTGEIRVSTCNVHEVLELADRFLLLQLKDFCGEFLKKKLSLTNCVAVHSLAHMYTLDQLALRAADMIRRNFHKVIQDEEFYTLPFHLVRDWLSDAEITVDSEEVLFEAVVKWVQKNPEERSRYFEELFRLLRLPQIKPTYLTRVVKNERLVAANEACLRLVSEAVEGHAIRFENLKSADMEFWSSHMASFQPRFGQNMDVIMVVGGVSEGGDYLSECVGYFIYEDRWVNLPHIHNHLDGHAIAATESHVYVAGSMEPGFAKTVERYNPNRNTWEQVSNLTTRKHSFGLTCIKDILYSIGGHGNFSPGFKDVSVYEPEQDKWHNLESAPKILRDVKAVSVEDRYVYVTARTPVDTDNEDGLKTVTTRYDTESRQWQDVDSLPLIDNYCIFQMAVASTNFYHTASCCPKSYTVRDEVARQKISVRISDEILESLPPEVTSIEGAAICHFDEDVFIIGGWKNSDDVDKQYRKEAYRYCAERKRWMLLPPMPQPRCRATACHVRIPYRFLYGCQRYPMPQNLARQRDRMQQMQQLHRRTLTLRRQLQSQIEC; this is translated from the exons ATGTGTGGCTGCGTATGTCGCCTCCTTTCCGTCGTTAGTTTACTTCATTTCCGACCACTGCTCACCCCCAACGCTGGCAGCAGAATGGCAGCGGCGGCCCCCAACCCGGAGGACACCGCCAGAAGCAGTAGCAACGGTGGTGGCGGCAGCGGAACGCCCAGTGCGCTTGCCGGAGACGGAGACGCGGAAGAGGCCGAGGacttcacctcctcctcccactGTTCAGAGCTGTCTCGGCGGCAGAACGAGCAAAGGAAGCAGGGTTTGTTCTGCGACGTGACGCTGGCCTTCAGCAGCGGGGCGGCTACAGGTAACGTCCAGAGCTGCGAGTTTTCAGCCCACAGGTCTGTGCTGGCTGCTGCCACAGATTATTTCACACCACTGCTGGGAGGGCAGTTTTCCGAGTCCCTGTCCGGAAGGGTGGAGATGAAAGAATGGAGCTCAGAACTGGGGCCGGACCCGGAGACGGTGGAAAGTGTCATCCAGTATATGTACACTGGAGAGATACGCGTTAGCACCTGCAATGTACACGAAGTATTGGAGCTGGCAGACAG GTTCTTGCTGCTGCAACTGAAGGACTTCTGTGGAGAGTTTCTCAAGAAGAAGCTGAGCCTAACTAACTGTGTAGCAGTGCACAGCCTAGCTCACATGTACACTTTGGACCAGCTGGCTCTGCGTGCTGCAGACATGATCCGCCGCAACTTCCACAAAGTTATCCAGGATGAGGAGTTCTACACACTCCCCTTTCACCTGGTTCGTGACTGGCTGTCAGATGCAGAGATTACAGTGGATTCAGAGGAGGTGCTATTTGAAGCTGTGGTGAAGTGGGTGCAGAAGAACCCAGAAGAGCGAAGCCGCTACTTTGAGGAACTGTTTCGTCTCCTCAGGCTGCCCCAGATCAAGCCCACCTACCTGACCAGGGTGGTGAAAAATGAACGACTAGTGGCTGCCAATGAGGCCTGTCTCCGGCTGGTGTCAGAGGCTGTAGAGGGTCACGCTATTCGCTTTGAAAACCTCAAGTCAGCAGATATGGAGTTCTGGTCCTCCCACATGGCCTCCTTTCAGCCTCGTTTTGGCCAGAATATGGACGTTATCATGGTAGTGGGTGGAGTGTCTGAGGGAGGGGACTACCTGAGTGAGTGTGTGGGCTACTTCATTTATGAGGATCGTTGGGTTAACTTGCCTCAcatccacaaccacctggatggGCACGCCATCGCTGCTACAGAGTCCCACGTCTATGTAGCTGGTTCTATGGAGCCAGGCTTTGCTAAGACGGTGGAACGTTACAACCCAAATCGCAACACTTGGGAGCAGGTGAGCAACTTAACCACACGTAAGCACTCTTTTGGCCTAACCTGCATTAAGGATATCCTGTACAGCATTGGCGGTCATGGCAATTTCAGTCCAGGTTTCAAAGATGTTAGCGTGTATGAGCCTGAGCAGGACAAGTGGCACAATCTGGAATCTGCTCCCAAGATCCTGCGAGATGTGAAGGCAGTGAGTGTTGAGGATCGCTATGTGTATGTCACGGCACGCACACCTGTGGATACGGATAATGAGGATGGATTGAAGACTGTAACCACTCGGTATGACACAGAGAGTCGTCAGTGGCAGGATGTTGACTCCTTGCCACTTATTGATAACTACTGCATCTTCCAGATGGCTGTGGCTTCCACTAATTTCTACCACACAGCCTCCTGCTGCCCCAAAAGCTACACAGTGCGGGATGAGGTTGCCAGACAGAAGATTAGTGTGCGCATATCTGACGAGATTCTTGAGAGCCTGCCACCAGAGGTAACCAGCATCGAGGGTGCTGCTATCTGCCACTTTGACGAGGATGTGTTCATTATTGGAGGCTGGAAGAACAGCGATGACGTGGACAAGCAGTACCGCAAGGAAGCCTACCGCTACTGTGCTGAGAGGAAGCGTTGGATGCTGCTGCCCCCCATGCCTCAGCCTCGCTGTCGAGCTACCGCCTGCCATGTCCGCATCCCGTACCGTTTCCTGTATGGCTGCCAGCGGTATCCAATGCCCCAGAACCTGGCTCGCCAGAGAGATCGCATGCAGCAGATGCAGCAGCTTCATCGCCGCACCCTCACCTTGCGTCGGCAGCTCCAGTCGCAGATAGAGTGCTGA